In the genome of Diabrotica undecimpunctata isolate CICGRU chromosome 2, icDiaUnde3, whole genome shotgun sequence, the window CTTACTATTtcataaatataaggttgaatgctcgaataaatgaactttgatcagataaaaggcatatatcgagcacagtttaattaaatcttgcccaagtactttcgatccctagatcatcttcaggggcatctgaaataagccaagaaacgttttttttttttaaaaccaaagaaattgattaacttcgataaaaactcgaagttttatggttgaaaaaaggttttttatatgattaacgtttatagacttacttcgtcaattgtggcctatccggcaagaacaagatgtcatagacatataattgtacattacactacactacaaatagacaaacaaacactttaaaataatttaaggagggctacattgcttgaagaagtcggagacagaatggctcctgatctaacggaaatgttggggtgacatgtgacaaatgacaacttggatgagcagtcacaatcatagatatgtgatctgcaccttttacaattctatgaaactaagtattgaccaaaagtccaactgacactactataggaggtcactgatgaaatataaaattatatagaatatttttaagtagattgaataatccagatctcacactcaaacatgtctgtaataattaaggtgttagtttgagagcaactgaaatagacgaaaagtaagaatgcaagaagcggactaaacaatatgttaaacagtgggtggttgactacaataaaatggtctaccaagcactatctgtaatatagaaaggaagagatctgactatgtaattaaaatactaataattgaaaatcaaaatggaaagcaaaatatataaatggggtgtaatccaagtagttcagttgaacccacagtcaatggtataactataaaattactatggatgtgctcagtgcaggaagtctaaacagtcgagctgggtcccccacgaggtgaagctgtaataaagtttttaaaaataggtttaaatttagtacaatttaaattaatttgagtattaagacagtgagagttttcattcgtttcccttgtaatctccaaatcttccaataaatccaactccatatagtttttctttctactaatgtcatgtaagatagatgaaccagtgttgatattaaaattgtgtttactggataataagtgttgaccaaaacttgaagagtttggtcttttcaaatgttctgaaactctagtggataactttctaatggttctacctacataagaggcatcacaatcatcacattttaatttgtaaataccacttttgtcaagtgtgttcatcctatctttggtgttgattaagaaggaacctaaggtgttgtgtgacttgaaggaaattttgatgttatcgattgtagaagtaaaaagtttagatattttattggaaatgctgctaatgtaggtgaaggagaaatatctggtgttatttgaagcagtaggttgaagaaaacattgtgatgaatatgcaagcttttctgcaatttttagtttagctctatttagaagcttatagataatgttaggatcataaccattattgaaagcaatttgtttaagagtgttaagttctgaattaaaattatcattagaaagtggaaatttgagtaacctatgaatgtaactgttgaaagcagccattttatgttgggttggatgattagatgtatcatgtataacatgatctgtttgggtaggttttctgtaaatattgtactctaaagaatctttattacgggaaatagtcatatccaagaagttcaactttttatcagattctggttccagagtaaaagagatgttgggatggaggttattaagatcatccagaatctgtaaagcatcatcttgggttccctgtatgagagctatacaatcatcaacataccttgaccaaaaaactattttgttgttgttgttaacaaacttctgttctaagctgtctaagaaaatgtcagccagaaaaggtgatagtggagatcccattgataaacctgttggttgtttgtatattttttgaaatatacaaacaaccaacaggtttagcaatgggatctccactatcaccttttctggctgacattttcttagacagcttagaacagaagtttgttaacaacaacaacaaaatagttttttggtcaaggtatgttgatgattgtatagctctcatacagggaacccaagatgatgctttacagattctggatgatcttaataacctccatcccaacatctcttttactctggaaccagaatctgataaaaagttgaacttcttggatatgactatttcccgtaataaagattctttagagtacaatatttacagaaaacctacccaaacagatcatgttatacatgatacatctaatcatccaacccaacataaaatggctgctttcaacagttacattcataggttactcaaatttccactttctaatgataattttaattcagaacttaacactcttaaacaaattgctttcaataatggttatgatcctaacattatctataagcttctaaatagagctaaactaaaaattgcagaaaagcttgcatattcatcacaatgttttcttcaacctactgcttcaaataacaccagatatttctccttcacctacattagcagcatttccaataaaatatctaaactttttacttctacaatcgataacatcaaaatttccttcaagtcacacaacaccttaggttccttcttaatcaacaccaaagataggatgaacacacttgacaaaagtggtatttacaaattaaaatgtgatgattgtgatgcctcttatgtaggtagaaccattagaaagttatccactagagtttcagaacatttgaaaagaccaaactcttcaagttttggtcaacacttattatccagtaaacacaattttaatatcaacactggttcatctatcttacatgacattagtagaaagaaaaactatatggagttggatttattggaagatttggagattacaagggaaacgaatgaaaactctcactgtcttaatactcaaattaatttaaattgtactaaatttaaacctatttttaaaaactttattacagcttcacctcgtgggggacccagctcgactgtttagacttcctgcactgagcacatccatagtaattttatagttataccattgactgtgggttcaactgaactacttggattacaccccatttatatattttgctttccattttgattttcaattattagtattttaattacatagtcagatctcttcctttctatattacagatagtgcttggtagaccattttattgtagtcaaccacccactgtttaacatattgtttagtccgcttcttgcattcttacttttcgtctatttcagttgctctcaaactaacaccttaattattacagacatgtttgagtgtgagatctggattattcaatctacttaaaaatattctatataattttatatttcatcagtgacctcctatagtagtgtcagttggacttttggtcaatacttagtttcatagaattgtaaaaggtgcagatcacatatctatgattgtgactgctcatccaagttgtcatttgtcacatgtcaccccaacatttccgttagatcaggagccattctgtctccgacttcttcaagcaatgtagccctccttaaattattttaaagtgtttgtttgtctatttgtagtgtagtgtaatgtacaattatatgtctatgacatcttgttcttgccggataggccacaattgacgaagtaagtctataaacgttaatcatataaaaaaccttttttcaaccataaaacttcgagtttttatcgaagttaatcaatttctttggttttaaaaaaaaaaaaacgtttcttggcttatttcagatgcccctgaagatgatctagggatcgaaagtacttgggcaagatttaattaaactgtgctcgatatatgccttttatctgatcaaagttcttACTATTTCGATACAACCTTTTTTTAGTCTTTATAGAAAGTGAACTGTAATCTTCAACAGATAACTCAGTCAAGGACGCCGCCTAACTGatcttagtgcaggattcgttcttcatAGTCCCGGCGATAGTTCCACAGGTACTTTAAAACGCCCTATCGTGGCCGAGTTTACGCCGaatgcctacctgctaaaccagatcCTCCTTTGGGATCCGGAAGCGGACTGGCCGCTGTAAGGACGAGCATCAGCTTTCAAAACACTAGACTACACTATAATGCACAGCCTAAGTTTGGCGTGATTGGTCACAGCATAAGAGCTGTGGATTGGTCAGCATCTTCATCGGATTTTGAATTTTTCAGGTTATGTATCTCTCTGTTTGGCGCTTAAACATCTGTGATTAGGCGGTTTTATACCAATTTGCCAATAAGCAACCACACAGAacatttcaatttaaatttttctcatttatttttaaaaatctgttaaattgttttaaaaatctgttCGTTAGAACACCATATTTAATTACCTAAGACTTTGTTTTAGCAAGCAATTATGGATTCTGTCTATCCATCTACTTCAACAAGCTGTGAAATTAACTCAGGAGCCTGCCATCTTTgcagcaaaatatttaaaaatgtggaATTACGAAATCGTCATATCAAAGGAATACATAACATAGATATGTCGATTAAGAAAATTAATCACATTATTTGTCCCTTATGTGAACAAGAAACTAATTTCAAAAGCCATGAGAACTTACGAAAACATCTTAAAGGGAACCACCAGGTGAGTATTGAATTAATAACTTTTGAATTTTCTAGTTTACAAGAATATGAGACATGGAAAGACATGCAGAAATTTGAGACAAGTTATACAATGAATAGAATTGTTAATAGAAATGAACAGAAGACATTATACTATGAGTGTAACAGAAGTAACATTAAAGGTAGGTACAATACTTTGTTACTTGTAATATTTAAAACTTATACTAATCTATATTTAGGATATAAGCCCAACTATAAAATTAGAACAGAGAAATCTGGtggatcaattaaaattaaaggagtATGTCCCTCCAGGCTGATTTGCAAACTGAGAGATCAAGGACAAGTTTCAGTCAGTTATTGGAAAACACATGCTGGACATAAAGAGGAATTAAGAACCATGCATCTGGCAAAAGCAGAAGAAAAAATGATTGTAGAGAAGTTAATATCTGGGGTGCCATCCAGCAGAATTTTAGAAGATTCAAGAAAATTGGAAACACCAAAACTAGAAAGACTTGCCCTATTAACAAGTAAAGATCTCTCAAATTTGTCCAGGAAGTATAATACATATAAGAAACGAGATCAAAATGATATAGTAGCAACGGCTTTAAAGGTTCAGGAATGGAATGCTAACAACAAGAATTATGCTTTCTTATTCAAGAAGGAAGGTAAAGACCTATCATTTTTTTATGCCTACTACAATTATAATTAATCCTATTCCAATTTGACTTGTGTGAATTGTTATCACTTGACTCATGTAACAAACCTTACTCTTAGCAGAATCaacaatatacatttttaaataatatatctcGTAAGATTGTAGTCATTGGTTTTTTACATTAAAACTAATTTTGTAATGGAGGTGCTGATTTATTGGGCAaacttactagttttttattttactagacAACCATTTTTGGGTCTTAGTCTGTTAAAGAAtacttctccattctgatctattTCACACTTTGCTCTTCCAGTTTTTGATAAATATGATATGTTAAATAAGAAgtcaacacaacaaaaaaaataggACTAATGATTACctgttaaaaaatacaataaaatttcagtctcttaccattaatttattatctttaattatctctaaactataaattttttatttttattaggagaaCAACATGATGtacttaaaaaagaagattttgccTTAGGATTCATGAACTCTGTAATGGAAGATAAATTAAGAGAATTCCATAGCATAATTTGTATGGATGGTACACATGGCACGAACAAGAGGGGAATGGATTTAACAGTGGTGCTTATTAAAGATGACAGGAATACAGGATTTCCAGTTGCATTCTTACTGTCAAACCGATTGGACCAAGtagttcaagaagtttttttaggTATATATTATATGAGTAGTGACAATTTATGACTggtaagtaaaaataatttttaaaaacttttaggtGCTCTCAAGAATAGAATGCAAACTGGAATTCATGCAGAACATTTTATGAGTGATgacgataaaaaatattataatgcaTGGGTGAAGATTATGGGCAACCAACCAAAGAGGCTTTTATGTACATGGCACGTTGTGAAAAATTGGAACATTCAagggaagaagaaaataaaagatccaattttgaagaaacagatgaaaacTGAGATGAAAAGAATTATTAATGAAACGGATGAAGATAGATTTATGGAGTTATGCAATAGATATATAATCAAATTACAAGAGGCAAATgagatagatttttttaattatctggcACGGTAAATAAGtatatgaaatcatacattttaagtcatccttaagtctattttttttttgtaggaatTACTTTCAGAATGAAGAGAGAATCAAAATGTGGGCTCATTGTTACAGAAAAAATTCAGGAATCAATACAAACATGGCGATAGAATCTTTCAACAACCTATTGAAGACCAACCACCTTAGGAGAAGTGCTGGGGTAACAATTGAAAAGTTATTGGACACAATAGATGATCTAGTTGACATTAAAATGTGGAAGAGGATTATAGACATCGAAAGACCAAATGCGAACAATTATCAAGATAGGGTTATAGCAAAAGCACACAAAATGGCAGAAACAATGAAAAACAAAGTGGAGGTTAAGAAAAATGAGAAGGTATATGGTCAATTTCAGGTAAAGTCATTTAGAGAtcctaataaattatataatgtaaATATAAGGCAAGTATGTGAAAATGAATGTAAGACATTGTATTGTAGAGTatgtaaaatttgtattcatcGCTATCAGTGTGAGTGTGCTGAATATGTGGTGAGGAATATCTTGTGTAAGCATGTGCACTTGGTAAGAATGCACGAGGAGCGCGAGGAACTAACTCTGTTTTAGATGATGCTGCAAGGTGTTTGGCAGTAACTTCAATTATCAAATCAAGGCATCAGGAGGAAATTATTGAGTTTGTCAGAGGGAAGGTAGAACAGACAAATGTCATCCAGGAAAAAACCAAACGAAGTCTTCAAATAGAAAACTTggtaaatttagtaaaaaccatggAAGACTTAGATGATGAAAGTTTTGCAAGATTACATGACAAAATTGTGAGGGACATTCAAGGAACAAAGCGCAAAGTGAAGAAAGAATTTCAGGAAACCCCTAAGGATATTACAAAGAagcgaaaaatggaaaagcaggaatattttccttccaataaaaaaagaaactgattaaaaattaaatttgaaccaTTCTTGTAGCTCACTTTATAGGCTTATTTACCTATTGCAAATTGCCTTTTGCATTAATTATTCTTAGATGTCATAACTAACGACCTTCttttacagattcttagttctaagactaattaacactttattttcagattcttagtattaagatatctaacccctttctttgcagattcttagttataatactaatcaacttttattgcagattcttacttgtaataaacattttattgtattttaataaaggtattttTCCCGCTAGCTAGGGTTCATATATAACCTTTATGTCCACGGACCGTGATCCCTATATGCTCCGGTCCAACATAGCTATGGATAGTGTGACTGGACCACCTTCCCTCATTCCCGAGGGTCAAATCCAGCGACAATTAGTAATATATgtagtaaaatttcataaaatatatgtataaatgcttAGTTTAGGCCTGAATTTTAAAGCTGTGTTAAGTAATGATGTTATATTTGTATGCTTTTATATTAGAATTGCATTTTTAAATCGGGATGTACTGGGCCCTAGGCGAGGTTTAGAGGGGTTTTCCTTCGCCATTGCATCAATAACGGCCCCCCCCCTCCTTTGatttcccagatttttaataaagaataaagacattttaaacatagctgtttagtgttttatttggtttgcaatagttatttccagtaaacctctgcttcattttgttaacaatgacaatttttcatagtactcgattcacaatatatatctttttattatcctacatttgtggtgaaatctaatataattcagtgttctaaaaaaatgaaaatggataaatgtcaatttggatttatgcaaggaggcaggtctacatcagcaatttttattataaaacagctaatttaacaatttagagtgaaagagatagacttgcgaatagtattattaatcttgagaaaGCACATGATGAAGTTATCAGAAACCTACTGTGGCAGAGATTTAGTAGGAAAGGAGTGCCAGCTGAATGTGTGAGTGGAGTATGAGCAAGTAACAACTATAATAGTGTTAGAACTACTATATATAGTTAGAATAACTATTATAGTGTTAGAACTATACAATTGTATGTGAAACTGGccaattttgtgtgaaaatagggCTTCATCCGGGTTTCGCCCATATTTATTCTCATTTGTGCTGGATTAGATAACAACTGAACCTGCTTGGTATAGAGTAGCGGAGACAAGTCCTTaatgaaaaatgattaaaattaagttggatacaaacaaaatatttagaatattcttttaaatatgatatttcaattccagatagagtagttggcttgaatagacaagaactcacaaaagatgataattttcggcttttaggatcggtattaccgttttatttatcatacttcaattaaagataaaggaaagaggcaaattgaatgatgtgtgataaaaaaggtacgaagaaaactaaaaggtaattgtataggactgcttttagaccagctatgatgtatggtactgaatgtagggcagtaaaaaaggggatgaacagaaattgcatgtttttgaaaaaccataatctcagagaaaaagcggagaggtacttagtccctggaagagaacagaaaagtttacaggaaaataattagagaagccgatcccacatagagaaagctaacgagaataataatgttaatgaatgttctagaaataaaaataataagaagaacctctaaatcttaataaaaaaattacctaatcaaaaaaaattaaaacaatatctatatatctaataaaaaagcatcactagcatatcaaaataaaaaaacacaagtcagAAATTAATTTTTCCTACAtaatctcaaaagaaaaaataattacatttctaataaaactaTAATAGCCAGCTTAATCCTAAAATGTGAATATCATCCGCTTTGTACCAATACCACAGTAGATTGCTACTCTGCTAATAAATTTTTTAGCGATATACTGTGTCACAATACCTcaattgtcattttaaaaaacatgaaacccgccaatttttaaattgggacccacccaccaaccaatcacgccaaacctagGCTGTGCATTATAGTGTAGTCTCAAAACACTACCTCTATTATCCACAAACTGTAAACAAGGAGGCTTCCtgtatattttttctgttttcaatTTCTTCGGTCCAAAAAACTGGCTTTGGGAAGAGCGCGGtagaccctcatcgctcctagtatgGCTCCCAGCCGGAATTTTCTCCTTCTCCCATAGTATGACTCACACAGCCTACCTCATACAATATAAATCAGTGTTTGCCTCTTATCAAGACGTATTCATTTAACTTACAGCGTCATTCCCACTTACCTTTGCCACTGGTCCAgttgtctttcttcctcttctttcttATTGATCATTGCATGGATATAGTTGTGTAcactagtccaacctgctttaattttaattattttctcaATCATTTCTTTTACTGTAACAAAATGTAACAACTGTCTCTACTTTCATTCTGTTCCTTTTTACTATCCATATGTTGCACTCTAACATGTATGTTTAAAAAGTATCCGAGTGTCCGCAGTATAGGTATTTATCCGTGTCAGCCTTTTCGAACCTAGAAAGGTATGTCTTAAAACACCAGTGTCTTGTGAGCACCTGTGTTACGAAATAATTCAGTCGCCTGTGACCAAAGTCctcccaatctcttatgtttagGATCAACATCTgtgtccactgtgccacatcctccgtgttgcTCCATTTttttgccatctttcaattgacctttcgcTTTCCTTCATTCTCTCAGCTAGAGTAAGGTCTTGgtctcttctctcataaagctcttcTTATAGCTCATACAACGGGTAAAAGGCACATGGGGCCATAATTTTCCTCAGCTTTGGGGAGAAGTACCAATCTCGATATCCTCCAAGGCTTAGTAAAGGTctgtgcttccagcagtgcattcatgtgttccTGAAGCCACGCAGGCTAAGTCCATCCTAGCCCTTTACTGCTTATGGTATCTGAATCCAATACGTCGGACCTGCGCATCTTAAGTAAGCTCAATGCCTAGACAAGTTCATCCAGGCTAAAGGGTATGGCCCGCTCAGCTCCCTCGTTCCTCCTATTCCATGCTATCTGCCGACCTAAAAGAGCTCCTGTGTTACCTTGAGCTTCTTATCCA includes:
- the LOC140434486 gene encoding uncharacterized protein isoform X2, producing MDSVYPSTSTSCEINSGACHLCSKIFKNVELRNRHIKGIHNIDMSIKKINHIICPLCEQETNFKSHENLRKHLKGNHQVSIELITFEFSSLQEYETWKDMQKFETSYTMNRIVNRNEQKTLYYECNRSNIKGYKPNYKIRTEKSGGSIKIKGVCPSRLICKLRDQGQVSVSYWKTHAGHKEELRTMHLAKAEEKMIVEKLISGVPSSRILEDSRKLETPKLERLALLTSKDLSNLSRKYNTYKKRDQNDIVATALKVQEWNANNKNYAFLFKKEGEQHDVLKKEDFALGFMNSVMEDKLREFHSIICMDGTHGTNKRGMDLTVVLIKDDRNTGFPVAFLLSNRLDQVVQEVFLGALKNRMQTGIHAEHFMSDDDKKYYNAWVKIMGNQPKRLLCTWHVVKNWNIQGKKKIKDPILKKQMKTEMKRIINETDEDRFMELCNRYIIKLQEANEIDFFNYLARNYFQNEERIKMWAHCYRKNSGINTNMAIESFNNLLKTNHLRRSAGVTIEKLLDTIDDLVDIKMWKRIIDIERPNANNYQDRVIAKAHKMAETMKNKVEVKKNEKVYGQFQVKSFRDPNKLYNVNIRQVCENECKTLYCRVCKICIHRYQCECAEYVVRNILCKHVHLVRMHEEREELTLF
- the LOC140434486 gene encoding uncharacterized protein isoform X1; protein product: MDSVYPSTSTSCEINSGACHLCSKIFKNVELRNRHIKGIHNIDMSIKKINHIICPLCEQETNFKSHENLRKHLKGNHQVSIELITFEFSSLQEYETWKDMQKFETSYTMNRIVNRNEQKTLYYECNRSNIKGRYNTLLLVIFKTYTNLYLGYKPNYKIRTEKSGGSIKIKGVCPSRLICKLRDQGQVSVSYWKTHAGHKEELRTMHLAKAEEKMIVEKLISGVPSSRILEDSRKLETPKLERLALLTSKDLSNLSRKYNTYKKRDQNDIVATALKVQEWNANNKNYAFLFKKEGEQHDVLKKEDFALGFMNSVMEDKLREFHSIICMDGTHGTNKRGMDLTVVLIKDDRNTGFPVAFLLSNRLDQVVQEVFLGALKNRMQTGIHAEHFMSDDDKKYYNAWVKIMGNQPKRLLCTWHVVKNWNIQGKKKIKDPILKKQMKTEMKRIINETDEDRFMELCNRYIIKLQEANEIDFFNYLARNYFQNEERIKMWAHCYRKNSGINTNMAIESFNNLLKTNHLRRSAGVTIEKLLDTIDDLVDIKMWKRIIDIERPNANNYQDRVIAKAHKMAETMKNKVEVKKNEKVYGQFQVKSFRDPNKLYNVNIRQVCENECKTLYCRVCKICIHRYQCECAEYVVRNILCKHVHLVRMHEEREELTLF